A window from Candidatus Neomarinimicrobiota bacterium encodes these proteins:
- a CDS encoding TRAP transporter substrate-binding protein: MRYSWRILLVMLAIVVGLMGCKGETKVESIKLAHGLAPSHPVHKAMVFFAERVAAKSDSTLLIDIYPSEQLGSERECIELLQIGSLGITKVSTSPLESFEPTFKVFGLPYLFRNDEHRFNVLEGEIGKEFLRKTTDANLRGLCFYDAGSRSFYTVDKPVHEPADLNGLKIRTQESTTAMRMVRALGGSPTPISWGELYSALQQGIVDGAENNPPSFYLSHHYEVCKYYSLDEHTAVPDILLISTVVWNKLTDEQKRIVQEAANESAQHQKKLWAESTKESLEKVKEAGVEIIRPDKEKFRSEVEDLYQTISEERPEMYKMVERIRSVK; the protein is encoded by the coding sequence ATGAGGTACTCGTGGCGAATTTTGCTAGTGATGCTCGCAATTGTTGTGGGATTGATGGGATGTAAGGGGGAGACCAAAGTTGAAAGTATCAAACTGGCCCATGGGCTGGCACCCAGCCATCCAGTGCATAAGGCGATGGTCTTTTTTGCCGAGCGTGTAGCTGCAAAGTCTGACAGCACGCTGCTGATTGATATTTATCCCAGCGAGCAGCTCGGCTCAGAACGTGAATGTATCGAGTTGTTACAGATAGGAAGCCTGGGGATAACGAAGGTCTCCACGAGTCCGCTTGAGTCCTTTGAGCCGACGTTTAAGGTGTTTGGGCTGCCGTATCTTTTCCGCAATGACGAACATAGATTTAACGTGCTGGAAGGTGAGATCGGCAAAGAATTTCTCCGTAAGACGACGGACGCCAACCTGCGGGGATTGTGTTTTTACGATGCCGGGAGCCGGAGCTTCTACACCGTCGATAAACCGGTACATGAGCCAGCCGATCTGAACGGGTTGAAAATCCGGACCCAGGAAAGTACCACCGCCATGCGGATGGTCCGCGCGCTGGGGGGCTCACCAACGCCCATCTCCTGGGGAGAGTTGTATTCGGCGCTCCAGCAGGGAATTGTCGATGGCGCGGAAAACAACCCACCGAGTTTTTATCTGTCCCACCATTATGAAGTCTGTAAATATTACTCACTGGACGAACATACAGCGGTACCAGACATTTTGCTTATCAGTACCGTGGTCTGGAATAAACTGACGGATGAACAGAAACGGATTGTCCAGGAAGCGGCAAACGAATCGGCTCAGCACCAGAAAAAACTTTGGGCCGAATCCACCAAAGAATCCCTGGAAAAGGTAAAAGAAGCCGGAGTGGAAATTATTCGTCCGGATAAGGAAAAGTTTCGTAGTGAAGTGGAAGATCTCTATCAAACCATTAGCGAGGAACGACCCGAAATGTACAAAATGGTCGAACGGATCCGGAGCGTGAAATAG
- the uxaC gene encoding glucuronate isomerase has protein sequence MAIFDENYLLESKAAKRLYTEVKDLPILDAHNHGDIAEIVENTGWSDIWEVQGETDHYVWEMMRKRGIPEERITGDAPNKTKWLELARIMPELIGNPVYEWVHLDLRRRFGIEEAISSETGEQIWKETSAQLKDDAMRPQELLAEMGVEIMCTTDDPVTSLPYHERAKTELTNTRVLPTWRPDKSMKIESDQWKDVLNDLSESTGQDVSTLSGLLDALETTHKYFEQVGCVASDHGVEQPHAYYVSKDRAASIHEKAYAGNELTQEEINDYHAYLLVQFGRMNAESDWVTQLHIGAVRDYRDTLWELIGPDSGGDLSTQNIEFVKNLKYFLNEFDEQMEIVLYCVDPTHLPTLATLARAFPNVSLGMAWWWNDSPIGMERHLEYVGSVDILRNHAGMVTDSRKLLSFGSRTEMFRRTLCNVVGSFVERGQAPESAAVDLVKALSYDRPKELFFK, from the coding sequence ATGGCAATTTTTGACGAAAACTATCTGTTGGAATCGAAGGCAGCAAAGAGATTGTATACTGAGGTAAAAGACCTCCCAATCCTGGACGCGCACAACCACGGTGACATCGCAGAAATCGTTGAAAACACCGGATGGAGCGACATCTGGGAAGTTCAGGGGGAAACGGATCACTATGTATGGGAAATGATGCGCAAACGGGGCATCCCGGAAGAAAGGATTACCGGAGATGCACCCAATAAAACCAAGTGGCTGGAACTGGCGCGCATTATGCCTGAACTCATCGGAAATCCTGTATATGAATGGGTGCATCTTGATCTGAGGCGCCGGTTTGGTATTGAAGAGGCGATCTCATCTGAGACTGGAGAGCAGATCTGGAAGGAGACATCCGCTCAGCTAAAAGACGATGCTATGCGACCCCAGGAGTTGCTTGCGGAGATGGGCGTAGAAATCATGTGTACCACCGATGATCCGGTGACGTCACTCCCATATCATGAACGCGCAAAAACTGAACTCACGAATACCAGAGTTCTTCCGACCTGGCGCCCTGATAAATCCATGAAGATTGAATCGGACCAATGGAAGGATGTACTTAATGATCTGTCGGAATCAACTGGCCAGGATGTGTCCACCTTATCTGGCCTGCTAGATGCGCTGGAAACCACCCACAAATATTTTGAACAGGTCGGGTGTGTTGCCAGTGATCACGGGGTTGAGCAGCCGCATGCCTACTACGTCTCGAAAGACCGGGCTGCATCAATTCATGAAAAGGCATATGCCGGGAATGAATTGACACAGGAAGAAATCAACGATTACCATGCGTATTTGCTGGTACAGTTTGGCAGAATGAATGCTGAGTCGGACTGGGTCACACAGTTGCACATCGGTGCAGTCCGGGATTATCGGGATACGCTGTGGGAGTTGATTGGTCCGGATTCCGGCGGCGATCTTTCCACGCAGAATATCGAGTTCGTGAAGAATCTGAAATATTTTCTGAACGAATTCGACGAACAGATGGAGATAGTGCTCTATTGTGTTGATCCGACACATCTGCCAACGCTGGCAACGCTGGCCCGGGCATTCCCCAACGTGAGCCTTGGGATGGCGTGGTGGTGGAACGACAGCCCTATTGGTATGGAGCGGCATCTGGAGTATGTCGGTTCGGTCGATATTCTCCGAAACCATGCTGGCATGGTGACCGATTCCCGGAAGCTGCTGTCCTTTGGTTCCAGAACTGAGATGTTCCGGAGGACGCTGTGTAATGTGGTTGGCAGCTTTGTTGAACGGGGTCAGGCGCCAGAATCTGCTGCAGTTGATCTGGTGAAAGCACTGTCATACGATCGGCCCAAAGAATTATTCTTTAAATAG
- a CDS encoding GntR family transcriptional regulator: protein MVLDFSDPTPLYRQIAKNIKEKIDTNVYEIGEKIPSQRELADNYDVSMITVKKAISDLINEDILYSRVGKGTYVAKKSSRSRIAEHNTIGLVLSDLKSPFFSLISHSVEMQASEEDYSLLLSNSSGQFEKEERLINRYLDMGVDGLIIASMSHEYKANKAIRSLHEDGFPYVVVSYVADDDIYHVGTDHKAGAYIATKHLIEHGYEEIGFVSAETGNLLGDIRRKGFVKAVEEAGIGYDRTNMYTYPYSGEWNDYQSGYEIGKEFAQRDHLPEAMFLYNDLGALGFEEALNEKRIKIPEEVSVVGFDDIERSSYCNVPLTTIRQPTEEIGRLAVHKLIDLIKGKNPEVRTILKPELIIRESCGEHADQDMQKNEQEVRRSRSRSPF, encoded by the coding sequence ATGGTACTAGATTTTAGTGATCCGACACCGCTGTATAGGCAGATCGCCAAAAATATAAAAGAGAAGATCGACACAAATGTCTATGAGATCGGAGAAAAGATTCCGTCTCAGCGGGAACTGGCGGACAATTACGACGTGAGTATGATAACCGTGAAGAAGGCGATCAGCGATCTGATTAATGAAGATATCCTATACAGCAGAGTAGGTAAAGGAACCTACGTTGCGAAGAAATCCAGCCGCTCCCGCATTGCAGAGCATAATACCATCGGTCTGGTGCTGAGCGATTTAAAGAGTCCCTTTTTCTCGTTGATTTCGCACAGTGTTGAAATGCAGGCAAGTGAGGAAGATTACAGTCTGCTACTCTCAAACTCCTCAGGGCAATTCGAAAAAGAGGAGCGGCTCATCAACCGGTATCTCGATATGGGGGTGGATGGGCTGATCATCGCATCCATGTCTCACGAATACAAAGCGAACAAGGCAATTCGATCGCTCCATGAGGATGGGTTCCCGTATGTCGTGGTTTCTTACGTGGCAGATGACGATATCTACCATGTCGGTACAGATCATAAAGCCGGGGCCTATATTGCAACGAAACACTTAATTGAACACGGTTACGAAGAGATCGGATTTGTCAGTGCCGAAACCGGAAATCTTCTTGGCGATATTCGGCGTAAAGGGTTTGTCAAAGCGGTTGAAGAGGCTGGTATCGGCTATGACCGGACAAATATGTATACGTATCCCTATAGCGGCGAGTGGAACGATTATCAGTCCGGATACGAAATTGGGAAAGAATTTGCCCAGCGCGATCACCTGCCTGAGGCTATGTTCCTTTATAACGATTTAGGCGCGCTTGGTTTTGAGGAAGCATTGAATGAAAAGCGCATTAAAATCCCTGAGGAAGTATCAGTTGTGGGGTTTGATGATATTGAACGGAGTTCTTACTGCAACGTACCGCTTACTACAATCAGGCAACCGACGGAGGAAATCGGGCGACTTGCCGTACATAAACTCATTGACCTCATTAAGGGAAAGAATCCCGAAGTGCGAACGATTTTAAAGCCAGAACTGATTATTCGGGAATCCTGTGGTGAGCACGCCGATCAGGATATGCAGAAAAACGAACAGGAGGTACGGCGTTCCAGATCCCGGTCTCCCTTCTAA
- the gnd gene encoding decarboxylating NADP(+)-dependent phosphogluconate dehydrogenase: protein MKCDIGLIGLAVMGQNLVLNMNDKGYSVAVFNRTVSKVDDFIEGPAKGRDTIVGAHSLEDFVEALERPRRVMLLVKAGDPVDKFIDKLLPHLEEGDIIIDGGNSNFEDTIRRTKYVEEKGLKYIGTGVSGGEEGARHGPSIMPGGTPAAWQHVKPIFQDVAAQVDGEPCCDWVGANGAGHFVKMVHNGIEYGDMQLICEAYSLMQAFGLEPAEMSEIFGEWNTGVLDSYLIEITRDILGTTDDETGKPMVDLILDTAGQKGTGKWTAINSLDLGQPVTLIGEAVFARFLSALKDQRVNASKVLQGPGTGLDVDKDAFIEAIHDALYASKIVSYAQGFQLLRAAAEEYDWDLNYGEIAMMWRGGCIIRSQFLGRIKEAFEETPDLENLLLHDYFKNAVEGAQNHWREVIAKAVTAGVPVPASSTALAYYDGYRSERLPANLLQAQRDYFGAHTYERVDKPRGEYFHTDWTGEGGPATAGSYNA, encoded by the coding sequence ATGAAGTGTGATATAGGTTTAATCGGATTAGCCGTGATGGGGCAGAACCTTGTCCTCAACATGAACGATAAGGGATATTCTGTCGCGGTATTCAACCGGACCGTAAGCAAGGTGGATGACTTTATCGAAGGGCCGGCCAAAGGTCGTGATACTATCGTCGGTGCGCACTCCCTGGAGGATTTTGTTGAAGCGCTTGAGCGCCCGCGTCGGGTAATGTTGTTGGTCAAAGCCGGCGATCCCGTTGACAAGTTCATCGACAAACTATTGCCTCACCTGGAAGAAGGCGACATCATTATTGATGGCGGAAACAGTAATTTTGAGGACACGATTCGCCGAACGAAGTACGTGGAGGAAAAAGGCCTGAAGTATATCGGTACTGGCGTTTCCGGCGGTGAGGAAGGCGCCCGCCATGGCCCGAGTATTATGCCTGGAGGCACTCCCGCTGCGTGGCAGCATGTTAAGCCAATCTTTCAGGATGTCGCCGCTCAGGTTGATGGCGAGCCGTGTTGCGATTGGGTCGGGGCAAACGGTGCCGGTCACTTCGTCAAGATGGTGCATAACGGGATCGAATACGGTGATATGCAGTTGATCTGTGAAGCGTATTCACTGATGCAGGCCTTTGGCCTCGAACCGGCGGAGATGTCTGAAATTTTCGGCGAATGGAATACAGGAGTACTGGATAGTTACCTGATTGAAATTACCAGAGATATCCTGGGCACCACCGATGACGAAACCGGAAAACCGATGGTGGATCTTATTCTGGATACCGCCGGACAGAAGGGCACCGGGAAGTGGACTGCAATCAATTCTCTGGACCTGGGGCAGCCGGTTACACTGATCGGCGAGGCGGTTTTTGCCCGCTTTCTGTCTGCACTGAAGGACCAGCGAGTAAATGCATCCAAGGTGTTGCAGGGACCCGGAACCGGTCTGGACGTTGACAAAGATGCGTTTATTGAGGCCATCCATGATGCATTGTATGCGAGCAAAATTGTGTCCTACGCTCAGGGATTTCAGCTGCTCAGAGCGGCGGCGGAAGAGTATGACTGGGACCTGAATTACGGTGAAATTGCCATGATGTGGCGTGGTGGGTGTATTATCCGGAGCCAGTTCCTGGGGCGGATTAAGGAAGCATTCGAAGAGACACCCGATCTGGAAAACTTGCTGCTACACGATTATTTCAAGAATGCAGTAGAAGGGGCGCAGAATCACTGGCGTGAAGTCATTGCCAAGGCCGTCACTGCAGGAGTTCCGGTGCCGGCATCCAGCACCGCGCTGGCATATTATGACGGCTATCGGAGTGAGCGGCTGCCTGCTAATCTTCTGCAGGCACAGCGGGATTATTTTGGCGCTCATACGTATGAACGGGTTGACAAACCGCGCGGTGAATATTTTCATACGGATTGGACCGGGGAAGGCGGTCCCGCAACTGCCGGCTCGTATAACGCATAA
- a CDS encoding sugar kinase: MSIKLKEDAKYSLLVATSMGLRITPVNGQPVHNSTNFKLQATSAESNVASVSSFLGLPVKVLTAFVKDSPMARFIKDDLGRRHMDYEGPEVDQGGPWGYRHQINIADSGFGMRAPRVQNDRAGEVGRTLRVDDFDLERIFGEEGVKIVHLSGLIAALSEDTGQFCLEIARAAKKYGTRISFDLNHRASFWEGREDELYEIFDEIAGVSDILIGNEEDFQLCLRIEGPEAGGEDLGNKIDNFKGMITRVKESYPNATVFGNTLREVVSANTHLWGAILSVGDDWHVVEPREIPVLDRIGGGDGFVGGMLYAVLKGWDSEKWIQFGWANGALVTTLETDYSQAADEDQIWSIWEGNARVQR; encoded by the coding sequence ATGAGTATTAAACTCAAGGAAGACGCAAAATATTCGTTACTGGTTGCAACCAGCATGGGGCTTCGGATAACCCCGGTCAACGGCCAGCCAGTCCACAACAGTACTAATTTTAAATTACAGGCAACCAGCGCAGAATCGAACGTTGCCAGCGTGTCATCATTTCTGGGATTACCCGTCAAAGTATTGACGGCATTTGTTAAGGACAGCCCCATGGCGCGGTTTATCAAAGATGATCTGGGGCGACGCCATATGGACTACGAAGGACCGGAAGTGGACCAGGGAGGTCCGTGGGGCTATCGCCATCAGATTAATATTGCAGACAGCGGTTTCGGTATGCGGGCGCCCCGGGTACAGAACGATCGGGCCGGGGAAGTCGGCCGGACACTCCGGGTTGATGACTTTGATCTGGAACGTATCTTCGGCGAGGAAGGTGTGAAAATTGTGCATCTGTCCGGACTCATTGCGGCCCTATCCGAAGATACGGGACAGTTCTGTCTGGAAATAGCCCGTGCTGCGAAGAAGTACGGGACCCGGATTTCCTTCGACCTGAATCACAGGGCCTCTTTTTGGGAGGGCCGGGAAGACGAACTGTATGAGATCTTTGACGAAATCGCCGGAGTCTCTGATATCCTGATCGGGAACGAGGAGGACTTTCAGCTGTGCCTGCGGATCGAGGGGCCGGAAGCCGGTGGCGAAGATCTGGGGAATAAGATCGATAATTTTAAGGGCATGATTACCCGGGTAAAGGAATCGTATCCCAATGCGACCGTCTTTGGAAACACGCTCCGGGAGGTCGTCAGCGCGAACACCCATCTCTGGGGAGCCATTCTGTCCGTTGGCGATGATTGGCATGTGGTTGAACCCCGCGAAATACCAGTACTCGACAGGATTGGTGGCGGCGACGGATTCGTTGGCGGTATGTTGTATGCCGTACTCAAGGGCTGGGATTCGGAAAAGTGGATCCAGTTCGGCTGGGCAAACGGTGCACTGGTGACTACACTGGAAACCGATTACTCCCAGGCCGCAGACGAAGATCAGATCTGGAGCATCTGGGAAGGGAACGCCAGAGTGCAGCGATAG
- a CDS encoding lactate racemase domain-containing protein translates to MHDEGTRDRLLPPSQIKSILEDSFNQNQFSGKRILFLIPDTTRSGPVDLLFRQLHEVLGERAAALDFLIALGTHPPISDEQIFNHLGITAEEYNTTYENVTVFNHRWDKPDTFTTIGTISPEEIVELSNGQLETEVPVRLNKMIFDYDYVVVCGPVFPHEVVGFSGGNKYFFPGISGQEVIDFTHWLGALITSRKIIGTKDTPVRAVIDRAASFIDVPKLSICYVVEGEEIAGLYVDAPEKAWSDAADLSAKTHIKYVDHQYRQVLSIIPEMYDDIWTGAKGMYKMEPVIADGGEVILYAPHISEFSYTHGDRIEKVGYHVKDYFVKQWDKFRDKRWGVLAHSTHLRGAGEYDAATGREKPRITVTLATRISQERCEQANLGYRDPDEIDLAEWHSKDGEDVLVVPKAGELLYRLN, encoded by the coding sequence ATGCACGATGAAGGGACCAGAGATCGTTTGCTACCCCCATCACAGATTAAAAGTATTCTGGAAGACAGTTTCAACCAAAATCAATTTAGTGGTAAACGCATTCTGTTCCTCATACCGGACACTACCCGGAGTGGGCCGGTGGATTTATTATTCCGCCAACTACATGAGGTGTTAGGGGAGCGAGCCGCTGCGCTCGACTTTTTAATTGCCCTTGGCACCCATCCGCCTATATCAGACGAACAGATCTTCAATCACCTCGGCATAACAGCTGAAGAGTATAACACCACGTACGAAAATGTCACCGTATTTAACCATCGCTGGGATAAACCTGACACCTTTACCACCATTGGGACCATCAGCCCGGAAGAAATCGTTGAATTGAGTAACGGGCAGTTGGAAACGGAGGTGCCCGTTCGTCTAAACAAAATGATATTTGATTATGATTATGTGGTTGTTTGTGGACCGGTATTTCCGCACGAGGTCGTGGGATTCTCTGGTGGGAACAAGTACTTTTTCCCTGGGATTTCCGGGCAGGAAGTTATCGACTTTACCCATTGGCTCGGTGCGCTGATTACCAGTAGAAAAATCATCGGGACGAAGGATACGCCGGTCCGGGCGGTGATCGACCGTGCGGCATCGTTCATAGATGTACCGAAATTAAGTATCTGTTATGTCGTTGAGGGGGAAGAAATTGCAGGGCTATACGTGGATGCCCCTGAAAAGGCGTGGTCTGATGCTGCCGATCTGTCGGCAAAGACACATATTAAGTATGTTGATCACCAGTATAGGCAGGTGCTATCAATTATCCCGGAGATGTATGATGATATCTGGACCGGTGCCAAGGGGATGTACAAGATGGAGCCGGTGATCGCTGATGGCGGAGAGGTCATCTTATACGCACCGCATATTTCTGAGTTTTCGTATACCCACGGCGACAGAATCGAAAAAGTAGGGTATCACGTGAAGGACTATTTTGTGAAGCAGTGGGACAAATTCCGGGATAAGCGCTGGGGTGTACTGGCGCATTCGACGCATCTGCGGGGCGCCGGGGAATATGATGCGGCAACCGGTCGCGAGAAGCCCCGCATTACGGTCACCCTCGCTACGAGGATTTCACAGGAGCGCTGCGAACAGGCGAACCTGGGATATCGGGATCCCGATGAAATCGATCTGGCAGAATGGCACTCCAAAGATGGGGAAGACGTTCTGGTGGTTCCGAAAGCAGGAGAACTGCTGTACCGATTGAATTAG
- a CDS encoding cupin domain-containing protein, producing MAESIGRSTTFVKGDEVEWEPADEGIDRKILAYDAEIMMVLARFEAGAIGSVHSHPHRQVTYVESGRFEITIEGDTQILNRGDSFRVPPNVDHGAKSLDAGILLDVFSPARESFV from the coding sequence ATGGCGGAATCAATTGGACGGAGTACAACATTTGTTAAAGGTGATGAGGTAGAATGGGAACCGGCTGACGAAGGAATCGACCGGAAGATCCTGGCTTATGATGCCGAGATCATGATGGTGCTGGCGAGATTTGAGGCAGGGGCGATTGGATCGGTGCATAGCCATCCGCACCGGCAGGTAACCTACGTGGAATCCGGGCGATTTGAAATCACGATCGAAGGTGACACACAGATTCTAAACCGGGGAGACAGTTTTCGGGTCCCGCCAAATGTTGACCATGGAGCGAAATCCCTGGATGCGGGTATTCTGCTCGATGTTTTTAGTCCGGCCAGAGAGAGTTTTGTGTGA